CCAGCGTCGACAGCGCGCTCAGCAGTTCGAAGTCGCCGGTCTGGCGGCCATAGATGGTTTCGACGCCGATGATGGCGGCGACCACTTCGCGCGGCACGCCGAAGGTCTGTTCGGCGCGCTCGAAGGTGGCGGCGTGTTCGGCCAGGAAGTCGCGGCCGGCGCGGATGCGCAGCGGTTCGACGAAGCGGCTGCGGTAGCGCGTCCACGATTTCACTGCCGGGCTCGACGGCGGACGGATGAGCTGGATCACGCGCGGCAGCAGCCGTGCTTCGGCGAAGCGCGCCAGCAGCTGCGCTTCGTCGAAGCCGTGCGCGGCGGCCAGTTCGGCGCAGAAGGCGCGCACGTCGTCGCGCTCGGCGAAGTTGTCCGGCGTGGTGCTGATCTGTGCCGGCAGCTGCGGCGACAGCAGCAGGGCGCCGGCACCGGTCAGGAAGTGACGGCGGGATGCGGAGTGAGCAGTGAAGCGGGCGGTCATGTTCGGGGCGGTGTGCGGTGGCGGCGCAGCGCGCGGGCGTGCGTCCGGAGTGCGCGCACGGCCGGCGCATGGGCGGCGCGGCCGTAGCGGGCGTCTGCGTAAAGTGTACACGCTGTGCGCAATTCTGCTGCCAGATCGGGGCGCAGCGCGGCGATGCGGTCGGCGTAATCGAGTGGCCCTTCCCACGCGTCGCGGCCCAGGCCGGCCGGACGCAGCGCGCGGTCGATGCCGGCCCAGGCGCGCGCCAGCGCGTCGGCGGCGATCTGGCGGCGCAGCGCCCACAGCGTCAGCGCGATGGCGATGACGGCGCACAGCGAGGCCATCCAAGCGGTCATCGTGCGCCAGTCCGGCTGCGCCATGCCGAGGCGCGCCAGCAGTTCGCGCTGCTTCTGCTGGTCGTAGGACAGCACCCACTGGTTCCACGCATTGTTGGCGGCTTCCCAGCGGTGGCGCAGATCGCGCAGCCAGCCGAGGTCGGCACGGGCGACGAAGGGCACCGGCTCGCCGGCCGGCAGGTCAGCCAGACCGCGTTCGACGCGCGACGGCAGGATGGCAGCGGTCGGGTCGACCCGGCGCCAGCCTTCGCCGTCCAGCCACACTTCGGCCCAGGCGTGCGCGTCGGACTGGCGCACGACGACGAAGCCATCGACCTCGTTGCGCTCGCCGCCCTGGTAGCCGGTCACGACGCGCGCCGGCAGGCCGGCGGCGCGCATCAGGAATACGAAGGCGCCGGCGTAGTGCTCGCAGAAGCCGCGCCGGCTGTCGAACAGGAACTGGTCTATGCCGTCCTCGCCGAGCAGCGGCGGCGTCAGCGTGTAGACGAAGGCTTCGCGGCGGAACAGGCGCAGCGCGGCGTCCACCGTTTCGGCGTCGCTGCCGGCGTCGAGATGCATCTGGCGGGCCAGCGCACGGGCGCGCGGGTTGCCGCCCGGCGGCAGGCGGCGCGCGGCGTCGAGATAGGCGCTCCATTCCTCGCGGCCGGGGCGCGCCGTCGGCACCGACTCGAAACGGTCGCGTCGGCGCGCGCGCACGACTTCGCTGCCGAGCACCTGCCAGTCATCGGAGACGCGCGCGCCGAGTGGCAGGCCGGCCACCGTTTCGAGCGCGAACAGCCAGTTCTTGCCGTGCGGTTCAAGCGTCACTTCGTAGCTGGTGCGCGGGCCGACGACTGCGTGCGGCGTGCTGTCGTTGAGACGGCGCGCGGCTTCGCCCTGACGCCAGGTGCGGCCGTCGAAGGTGCTCAGCACCGGGCCGCGCCAGTACAGCTCGCGCGACGGCGGTGGTGCGTCGTCGAAGCGGGCGCGGAACGCGATTTCGCCGGACAGGCTCAGTTGCGAAATGTCGCCCGGCGACATGCTGTCGGACAGCCCGGAGCGCGCGCCGAAGGCATCCAGCGGCAGCCCCCACAGCGGACCGGGTACGCGTGGGAACAGCACGAACAGCACCAGCATGAAGGGCAGAGCCTGGGCCAGCATCCACGCCGACTGGCGCAGCAGTGCGCGCACCGGCGCCGGCGGGCCGGTCAGCGCGATCAGCGCGGCGGTGATCACCACCATCGAGCCGAACAGCACGGCCGCCACGGCCGGCGTCTGCGAATAGAGAAAGGCGGCCAGCAGCATGAAGTAGCCGAGCAGCACGACGGTGTGGCCGTCGCGCACGCTCTTCAGCTCGTGCAGCTTGAGCACCAGCAGCAGCGTGAGCAGCGCGACGCCGGGCTCGCGGCCGAACAGGCGGCCGAAGGTAAGCGTGACGCCAGCGCAGCAGGCGATCACCACCAGCGCCTTGACCACACTGCTGGCGCCGGCCCAGCCCAGCTTCCACTGCGCCAGCCGCCAGGTGAACAGCAGCAGCGCCACCGCGTTGAGCCAGGCCGGCAGGTGGTCGGCGTGCGGCAGCAGCGCGCAGGCGGCGACCGCCATCAGCCAGCCGATGCGGGTGTTGGTCAGCGGTGCGGCCGGCATGGCGGGCGCCGGAGGGGAGCGCTTGCGACGGAACATCATGCGGGCAATCCGTGCAGGGCCAGCGCGCGCAGCACGCGCTCGCGGTGGCCCGGGCCGTTGCCCGGTGCGATGCGCGCGTCGGGCAGCGCCAGGCCGTAGCGCAGACCGGCCGCGTCGGCGTCGAGCGCCCAGCCGGTCAGCCGCGCGAGTCGGGCTTCGAGCGACAGGGCGGCCGGCAGTTGCGCAAGATCCAGCCACAGTTCGCCGCCGTCCTGGCCGTCGAACTGCTTGGTCAGCAGCGGCAGGTCGGGCGCGCGTGCCCAGGCTTTCCAGGCGACGTGGCGCGGCGAGTCGGCGGCGCGGTGGTCGCGCAGGCTGGCGAATTCCTCGGTGCCGTCGCCCTGCGGCCGCAGGCCGGCGCGGCCCGCGTCGCTGGCCGGCAGTGGCGGGCGGCCGGCTTCGGGCTGCACGTAGACGAGGCAGCGCTGCTGTGGTTGCGCGTAGCTCCAGGCGCGGATCAGGCCCAGCGGGTAACGGGTGCTCAGCGTGACCCGGCCCGGCGTCAGCCAGCCGCGGCGGGTGGTCGGCAGTGACAGCGTCACCGCGCAGCGGCCGTTTGCGTCGACCGCGGCGTCCGCCGGTTCGGCGCCCGCCATCGCCAGCTGCAGCGCCGGGCGCGGGCGCGGTGCTTCATTGTCCAGCCACAGCGTGAAGCGCGCCGGCTGGCCGGCGAACACCGGCGTCGGGGGCGTTTCGCGAAGATGCAGCGCGAGCAGGTTGCGGAAGGTGTGCAGCAGCGCGACCTGACCCAGACCGGCCAGCATGAATACCAGCGCGAAGCCCAGGCTCAGCGTGTAGTTGATCGCGGTCAGCAGCATGGCGATCAGCGCCACGCCCCATACCAGCCCGACGCGGGTCGGCAGCACGAAGATGCGCCGGCGGTCCAGCGTCAGCGGCAGCGCGGGCGAACCACCGAGCGTGGCCAGCCAGCGGCGGAGTGCGTCGCGCATCAGGCCGGCAGCGCCACCGCCTGCAGCAGCGCGCGCGCCGCGTCGTCCGGACTGCCCTGTTCGAGCGCCGGCAGGCGGTGCAGCGCGACGGAGGGCAGCACCGCCTGCACGTCTTCCGGCAGCACGTGGGCGCGGTCGAACACCCGCGCGTGGGCGCGGGCGGCGGCCAGCAGCGCGAGACCGGCGCGCGGGCTCAGGCCGAGCCGCCAGGCGCCGCTGCTGCGGGTGTGCGCGATCAGCGCCTGCACATAGTCGATCAGCGCGTCGGCCACGTGCAGCGACTCGGCTTCGGCGCGCCATTGCGTCAGCGTCGCGGCGTCGGCCACCGGCGCCAGATCGGCCAGCAGGCTGCGCCGGTCGCGGCCGGTCAGCAGCGCGCGTTCGGCCGCCGGGTCGGGGTAGCCCATGGTGATGCGCATCATGAAGCGGTCGAGCTGCGATTCGGGCAGCGGGTAGGTGCCGATCTGGCTGGCCGGGTTCTGCGTCGCGATGACGAAGAAGGGCTCGGGCAGGCGGCGGGTTTCGCCCTCGACGCTGACCTGGTGCTCTTCCATCGCCTCCAGCAGCGCGCTCTGCGTGCGCGGCGTGGCGCGGTTCACCTCGTCGGCCAGCAGCACCTGCGTGAACACCGGCCCCGGGTGGAAGCGGAAAGCGCCGGTTTCGCGCTCGAACACCGATACGCCGAGGATGTCGGCTGGCAGCAGATCGCTGGTGAATTGCACGCGGCGAAAGTCGAGGCCGAACAGCTGGGCCATCACGTGCGCCAGCGTGGTCTTGCCGGTGCCCGGCACGTCCTCGATCAGCAGGTGGCCGCCGGCGATCAGGCAGGTCAGCGCCAGTTCGAGCCGGCTGCGCTTGCCGAGAATGAGGGTGGAGGCGGCTTCGACGACGGCGCGGGGAGCGAGGGTGGGCATGGCTTGAGCTACGTTAAGTTGTGGCGGGATGATCGGCGCGATACTGTAGAAACATGACGGCAGTACATGCCCGGCCCTGAAGCCGCGCGGTCCTGCCTGTGACACAGAGCCGGAACGGCCGGTTGCATCGATAACTGCAGGAATCCGGAGGAGAGGCGGTGACGACCGCATACATTACACACCGCGACTGTGCCCTGCATGACATGGGGCCGCACCATCCTGAATGCCCCGACCGCTTGGCCGCGATACAGGACCGCCTGATCGCCAGCGGTCTCGACGCCTACCTGCAGCACCACGACGCGCCGGCGGCCGACATCGACATGCTGGCGCGCGCGCACTCGCCGGAGTATCTGCGGCAGATCTTCGACGCGGTGCCGGGCAGCGGCATTGTCCATCTCGACCCGGATACCGCGATGTGCCCGAATTCGCTGCGCGCCGCACTGCGCGCGGCCGGCGCCGGCGTTCATGCGACCGATCTGGTGATGTCGGGCGCCGCGGTGAATGCCTTCTGCGCGGTGCGCCCGCCCGGCCATCACGCCGAATACGCCCGCGCGATGGGTTTCTGCTTCTTCAACAACGTCGTGGTCGCGGCGCGCCACGCGCTGGAAAAGCACGGGCTTGAGCGCGTTGCCATCATCGATTTCGACGTGCACCACGGCAATGGCACCGAAAACATCGTCGCCCACGACAATCGCATCCTGATGGTGAGCATTTTCCAGCACCCCTTCTACCCGTACTCGGGTGCGGAGCCGCTGGCCGACAACCTGTGCAACGTGCCGCTGCCGGCCGGCACCCGCGGCGACGGCTTCCGCGAGGCGGTGACGACGAAGTGGCTGCCGCGACTCGACGCCTTCGCGCCGCAGATGATTTTCATCTCGGCCGGTTTCGACGCGCACTACGAGGACGACATGGCGTCGCTCGGGCTGGTCGAGGCCGATTACGCGTGGGTCAGCACCGAGCTGATGAAGATCGCGAAGAAGCACGGCAAGGGTCGCATCGTGTCGATGCTTGAAGGCGGCTACGCGCTGTCGGCGCTGGGGCGCAGCGCGGTCGAGCACATCCGGGCGCTGGCCGAGCTGTGAGTGACCGGGAGCTGTTACAGACTGATCCAGTTGCCACTGTTGGGCTTGCACCCGCGCTCCGGTAGAATGGCGCGTTTCCTGCCGAAGCCACTGTTTCGCACATGATTACCGGATCGCTCGTCGCCATCGTCACTCCCATGAACGAGGATGGCAGTCTCGACTACGCCAGCCTGCGTCGCCTGATTGATTTCCACGTCGCCGAAGGTACCGACGGCATCGTCATCGTCGGCACCACCGGCGAGTCGCCCACCGTCGATTTCGACGAGCACTGCGAACTGATCCGTTTCACGGTCGAGCACACCGCCGGCCGTATCCCGGTCATCGCCGGCACCGGCGCCAACTCGACGCGCGAGGCGATCGAACTGGCGCAGCATGCGAAGTCGGTCGGCGTCGATGCCTGCCTGACCGTCGTGCCGTACTACAACAAGCCGACGCAGGAAGGCCTGTACCGTCACTTCCGCGCCCAGGCCGAAGCGGTCGATGTGCCCTTCATCCTGTACAACGTGCCCGGCCGCACGGTGGCCGATCTGGCCAACGACACGACCATCCGCCTGTCGGAAATTCCGAACATCGTCGGCATCAAGGACGCCACCGGCAATCTCGACCGCGCTGGCGAACTGATCA
The window above is part of the Methyloversatilis discipulorum genome. Proteins encoded here:
- a CDS encoding histone deacetylase family protein, with product MGPHHPECPDRLAAIQDRLIASGLDAYLQHHDAPAADIDMLARAHSPEYLRQIFDAVPGSGIVHLDPDTAMCPNSLRAALRAAGAGVHATDLVMSGAAVNAFCAVRPPGHHAEYARAMGFCFFNNVVVAARHALEKHGLERVAIIDFDVHHGNGTENIVAHDNRILMVSIFQHPFYPYSGAEPLADNLCNVPLPAGTRGDGFREAVTTKWLPRLDAFAPQMIFISAGFDAHYEDDMASLGLVEADYAWVSTELMKIAKKHGKGRIVSMLEGGYALSALGRSAVEHIRALAEL
- a CDS encoding DUF3488 and DUF4129 domain-containing transglutaminase family protein, translated to MMFRRKRSPPAPAMPAAPLTNTRIGWLMAVAACALLPHADHLPAWLNAVALLLFTWRLAQWKLGWAGASSVVKALVVIACCAGVTLTFGRLFGREPGVALLTLLLVLKLHELKSVRDGHTVVLLGYFMLLAAFLYSQTPAVAAVLFGSMVVITAALIALTGPPAPVRALLRQSAWMLAQALPFMLVLFVLFPRVPGPLWGLPLDAFGARSGLSDSMSPGDISQLSLSGEIAFRARFDDAPPPSRELYWRGPVLSTFDGRTWRQGEAARRLNDSTPHAVVGPRTSYEVTLEPHGKNWLFALETVAGLPLGARVSDDWQVLGSEVVRARRRDRFESVPTARPGREEWSAYLDAARRLPPGGNPRARALARQMHLDAGSDAETVDAALRLFRREAFVYTLTPPLLGEDGIDQFLFDSRRGFCEHYAGAFVFLMRAAGLPARVVTGYQGGERNEVDGFVVVRQSDAHAWAEVWLDGEGWRRVDPTAAILPSRVERGLADLPAGEPVPFVARADLGWLRDLRHRWEAANNAWNQWVLSYDQQKQRELLARLGMAQPDWRTMTAWMASLCAVIAIALTLWALRRQIAADALARAWAGIDRALRPAGLGRDAWEGPLDYADRIAALRPDLAAELRTACTLYADARYGRAAHAPAVRALRTHARALRRHRTPPRT
- a CDS encoding DUF58 domain-containing protein, coding for MRDALRRWLATLGGSPALPLTLDRRRIFVLPTRVGLVWGVALIAMLLTAINYTLSLGFALVFMLAGLGQVALLHTFRNLLALHLRETPPTPVFAGQPARFTLWLDNEAPRPRPALQLAMAGAEPADAAVDANGRCAVTLSLPTTRRGWLTPGRVTLSTRYPLGLIRAWSYAQPQQRCLVYVQPEAGRPPLPASDAGRAGLRPQGDGTEEFASLRDHRAADSPRHVAWKAWARAPDLPLLTKQFDGQDGGELWLDLAQLPAALSLEARLARLTGWALDADAAGLRYGLALPDARIAPGNGPGHRERVLRALALHGLPA
- a CDS encoding AAA family ATPase, translating into MPTLAPRAVVEAASTLILGKRSRLELALTCLIAGGHLLIEDVPGTGKTTLAHVMAQLFGLDFRRVQFTSDLLPADILGVSVFERETGAFRFHPGPVFTQVLLADEVNRATPRTQSALLEAMEEHQVSVEGETRRLPEPFFVIATQNPASQIGTYPLPESQLDRFMMRITMGYPDPAAERALLTGRDRRSLLADLAPVADAATLTQWRAEAESLHVADALIDYVQALIAHTRSSGAWRLGLSPRAGLALLAAARAHARVFDRAHVLPEDVQAVLPSVALHRLPALEQGSPDDAARALLQAVALPA
- the dapA gene encoding 4-hydroxy-tetrahydrodipicolinate synthase codes for the protein MITGSLVAIVTPMNEDGSLDYASLRRLIDFHVAEGTDGIVIVGTTGESPTVDFDEHCELIRFTVEHTAGRIPVIAGTGANSTREAIELAQHAKSVGVDACLTVVPYYNKPTQEGLYRHFRAQAEAVDVPFILYNVPGRTVADLANDTTIRLSEIPNIVGIKDATGNLDRAGELINRAPEGFALYSGDDASTAAFILMGGHGSISVTANVAPRLMHEMNAAALAADAVKARAINAKLIGLHRQLFCEANPIPVKWAVQQMGLCGPTLRLPLTELQPQFHEQVRAAMKQAGVLA